One Benincasa hispida cultivar B227 chromosome 5, ASM972705v1, whole genome shotgun sequence genomic window carries:
- the LOC120077365 gene encoding nucleolar protein 58-like — protein MEKEGGLPEAGVVNQPLPSEEEMAEGSRRSALAILDPKETIQIESYEGPIKVALEEVEAKKLLERAEGKKKRKRKGKLADGDEEAWPKKKKKEKKSSEKREHRREEKHLKKEEKRKRVASSDVDRESTTARVDEGVSTQERESVQP, from the coding sequence ATGGAGAAAGAGGGAGGGCTACCCGAAGCCGGAGTTGTTAATCAACCCTTGCCTTCGGAGGAGGAGATGGCGGAAGGTTCGCGGAGAAGCGCCCTGGCCATTttggatcctaaggaaactatTCAAATagaatcctatgagggacccatcaAGGTTGCTTTGGAGGAGGTGGAAGCGAAGAAGCTGCTGGAAAGGgctgaagggaagaagaaaagaaaaagaaaaggcaaGCTGGCAGACGGAGATGAAGAGGCCTGgccaaagaagaaaaagaaagaaaagaagtcgAGTGAAAAGAGGGAGCACAGGCGAGAAGAGAAGCAcctaaaaaaggaagaaaagaggaaaagggTTGCAAGCTCGGATGTCGACAGAGAATCCACCACCGCAAGGGTGGATGAGGGGGTGTCAACGCAAGAAAGAGAATCAGTGCAACCTTAA